A section of the Flavobacterium sp. CG_23.5 genome encodes:
- a CDS encoding 3-deoxy-D-manno-octulosonic acid transferase has protein sequence MLFLYNLFVIFVSQALKLVALFSPKIKLFVEGRKDVFATLEQKIKPTDKTIWFHTASLGEYEQGLPVIEKIKEKYPSHKIVVTFFSPSGYEVRKNNTVADATVYLPLDTKKNAQHFLEIVHPDLVFFIKYEYWLNYLNELKELNTPTFLISGIFRENQMFFKWYGGFYRKALDAFTYFFVQNEGSKKLLLQLCKTNVAVSGDTRFDRVAAILKKDNSLDFISEFKNNTLTVVVGSSWPKDENLLVDYINSTNHAIKFIIAPHNIKSEQIQQLKNGISKKTVLFSEMEGKNLADYDVFIIDTVGILTKIYSYADIAYVGGGFGNPGVHNILEPATYGVPIIMGPNYSHFAEATALVNLEGCISISNKKELETAFRDLILIEVERQEKGHICSTFVQMNKGATAIIMNTLANFEL, from the coding sequence ATGCTTTTCCTTTATAATCTATTTGTGATTTTTGTTTCACAAGCCTTAAAATTAGTCGCTCTTTTCAGTCCAAAAATTAAACTTTTTGTGGAAGGCCGAAAAGATGTTTTTGCTACTTTGGAACAAAAAATAAAACCTACCGATAAAACCATTTGGTTTCATACTGCATCTCTTGGCGAATATGAACAGGGCCTTCCGGTGATTGAAAAAATCAAAGAAAAATATCCTTCCCACAAAATTGTAGTGACATTTTTTTCGCCTTCGGGATATGAAGTTCGGAAAAACAATACCGTTGCTGATGCCACGGTTTATTTACCTTTGGATACCAAAAAAAATGCACAACATTTTTTGGAAATAGTCCATCCTGATCTGGTTTTCTTTATTAAATATGAATATTGGCTGAATTACTTGAATGAACTTAAGGAACTAAACACACCCACTTTTCTGATTTCTGGCATTTTTAGAGAAAATCAAATGTTCTTTAAATGGTACGGGGGATTTTACAGAAAAGCATTAGACGCGTTCACTTATTTTTTTGTACAAAATGAAGGTTCAAAAAAATTATTACTGCAATTATGCAAGACTAACGTAGCCGTTTCTGGCGATACCCGTTTTGACAGAGTTGCGGCAATTCTGAAAAAAGACAATTCTTTGGATTTTATTTCTGAATTTAAAAACAACACACTCACGGTCGTAGTTGGGAGTTCATGGCCAAAAGACGAAAATTTATTGGTCGATTATATCAATTCGACGAATCATGCGATTAAATTTATTATTGCGCCACACAACATTAAATCCGAACAAATTCAGCAACTGAAAAACGGCATTTCCAAAAAAACCGTTTTGTTCTCAGAAATGGAAGGCAAAAACCTTGCTGATTACGATGTTTTTATAATTGATACGGTTGGGATTCTGACCAAAATTTACAGTTATGCCGATATCGCTTATGTGGGTGGCGGTTTCGGGAACCCAGGCGTTCATAATATACTTGAACCTGCCACTTATGGAGTTCCGATAATTATGGGACCAAACTACTCCCATTTTGCCGAAGCAACGGCGCTAGTGAACCTTGAAGGCTGTATATCCATTTCCAACAAAAAAGAATTAGAAACCGCTTTTAGGGACTTAATTCTTATTGAAGTAGAAAGACAAGAAAAAGGTCATATCTGTAGCACTTTTGTACAAATGAACAAAGGAGCCACCGCTATTATTATGAATACTCTTGCAAATTTTGAATTGTAG
- a CDS encoding DegT/DnrJ/EryC1/StrS family aminotransferase, which yields MKKIQMVDLKSQYDKIKDNVNTSIQEVLDTNTYINGPQVHQFQKSLEEYLDVKHVIPCANGTDALQIAMMGLDLKPGDEVITADFTFAATVEVIALLQLTPVLVDVDLINMNISIEGIKRAITPKTKAIVPVHLFGRASNMEAIMALAAAHNLYVIEDNAQAIGANCNFSNGPKKKAGTIGHVGSTSFFPSKNLGCYGDGGAIFTNDDALAHKLRGIVNHGMYERYHHDVVGVNSRLDSIQAAVLNAKLPLLDEYNKARQDAARKYSGAFEGHKNIVAPSICDICDCHVFHQYTLRIINADRDGLMQHLLDKGIPCAIYYPIPLHAQKAYLDARYKEEDFPVTNQLVKEVISLPMHTELDDEQIKFITDSVLEFLK from the coding sequence ATGAAAAAAATTCAAATGGTTGACTTAAAAAGTCAATATGATAAAATAAAAGATAACGTAAATACCTCTATTCAAGAAGTTTTAGATACCAATACCTACATTAACGGACCTCAAGTTCATCAGTTCCAAAAATCTTTAGAAGAATATCTAGATGTAAAGCATGTAATTCCTTGTGCAAATGGAACTGATGCTTTGCAAATAGCGATGATGGGATTAGATTTAAAGCCGGGAGATGAGGTAATCACTGCCGATTTTACTTTTGCCGCAACTGTCGAAGTTATTGCGTTGTTGCAATTGACTCCAGTTTTGGTAGATGTGGATCTAATCAATATGAATATTTCTATCGAAGGAATAAAACGAGCAATTACTCCAAAAACCAAAGCGATTGTACCAGTTCATTTGTTTGGACGTGCTTCAAATATGGAGGCAATTATGGCTTTGGCTGCAGCACACAATCTTTATGTTATTGAAGATAATGCACAAGCTATTGGAGCCAACTGTAATTTTTCGAATGGACCTAAAAAGAAAGCAGGAACGATAGGACATGTAGGATCTACCTCCTTTTTCCCGTCTAAAAATTTAGGATGTTATGGTGATGGTGGAGCAATTTTCACCAATGACGATGCCTTGGCACACAAACTTCGCGGAATTGTAAATCACGGAATGTACGAGCGTTATCATCATGATGTTGTGGGGGTTAATTCGCGTTTAGATAGTATTCAAGCAGCAGTTTTAAACGCTAAATTACCTTTACTGGATGAATATAACAAAGCAAGACAAGATGCTGCCAGAAAATATTCTGGTGCTTTTGAAGGACATAAAAATATTGTTGCACCAAGTATTTGCGACATTTGTGACTGTCATGTTTTTCACCAATATACGTTGAGAATTATCAACGCGGATAGAGATGGTTTAATGCAACATTTGCTAGACAAAGGTATTCCATGCGCCATTTATTACCCGATTCCGTTACATGCGCAAAAAGCATACTTGGACGCAAGATATAAAGAAGAAGATTTTCCGGTTACTAATCAATTGGTCAAAGAGGTAATCTCTTTACCTATGCATACCGAACTGGATGACGAACAAATTAAATTCATTACCGATAGCGTTTTGGAATTTTTGAAATAA
- the galE gene encoding UDP-glucose 4-epimerase GalE yields MKIVVTGGLGFIGSHTVVELQNEGFEVLVVDNLSNTSLSVLDGIESITGKIPAFEKLDLREKDKVQDFFMRHHDISGVIHFAASKAVGESVENPLLYYENNINALVYVLQELQKKPEASFIFSSSCTVYGQAEKMPITEDASIQTAMSPYGNTKQIGEEIITDVAKVSNISAVLLRYFNPIGAHPSAEIGELPIGVPQNLVPFITQTGFGLRKELSVYGDDYPTPDGTCIRDYIHVVDLAKAHVIALQRLLNKKNLDKVETFNLGTGTGSSVLEVIQTFEKVSGKKLPYKIVARREGDITSAYANTDKANTVLGWKAQSTLEQAMESAWKWEQKIRS; encoded by the coding sequence ATGAAAATAGTAGTAACAGGTGGTTTAGGATTTATAGGATCTCATACCGTTGTCGAATTACAAAACGAAGGGTTTGAAGTACTGGTTGTAGATAATCTTTCTAATACTTCCTTGAGTGTATTAGACGGAATTGAGTCGATTACCGGAAAAATTCCCGCATTCGAAAAGCTGGATTTACGCGAGAAGGATAAAGTGCAGGATTTTTTCATGCGTCATCACGATATTTCGGGCGTAATACATTTTGCTGCTTCAAAAGCGGTTGGTGAAAGTGTTGAAAATCCGTTATTGTATTATGAAAATAATATCAATGCATTGGTGTATGTTTTGCAGGAATTACAAAAAAAACCCGAAGCAAGCTTTATTTTTAGCTCCTCTTGTACCGTTTACGGTCAAGCTGAAAAAATGCCTATTACTGAGGATGCATCGATTCAAACCGCGATGTCTCCGTATGGAAATACAAAACAAATAGGAGAAGAAATAATCACTGATGTTGCTAAAGTGTCAAATATTAGTGCCGTTTTATTGCGTTATTTTAACCCAATAGGCGCGCATCCTTCAGCTGAAATTGGCGAATTGCCTATTGGAGTTCCTCAAAATTTAGTGCCGTTTATTACGCAAACCGGTTTTGGTTTGCGAAAAGAATTATCTGTTTATGGCGATGATTATCCAACGCCTGATGGAACTTGTATAAGAGATTATATCCACGTTGTAGATTTGGCGAAAGCCCATGTTATAGCTTTGCAAAGACTATTGAACAAAAAGAATCTTGACAAAGTGGAGACTTTTAACTTAGGAACAGGAACAGGAAGTTCTGTACTGGAAGTTATTCAAACATTCGAAAAAGTTAGCGGTAAAAAATTGCCTTACAAAATCGTTGCTCGCAGAGAAGGAGATATTACTTCGGCTTATGCCAATACGGATAAAGCGAATACCGTACTGGGCTGGAAAGCGCAATCGACATTAGAGCAAGCGATGGAAAGCGCCTGGAAGTGGGAACAGAAAATTAGAAGTTAG
- the fabD gene encoding ACP S-malonyltransferase, with protein MKAYVFPGQGAQFTGMGKDLYENSPLAKELFEKANDILGFRITDIMFEGTAEELKETKVTQPAVFLHSVILAKTLEDFKPEMVAGHSLGEFSALVANGALSFEDGLRLVSQRALAMQKACEIKPSTMAAVLGLADNIVEEVCASIDGIVVAANYNCPGQLVISGETTAVEKACEAMKAAGAKRALLLPVGGAFHSPMMEPAREELAAAIEATTFSTPICPVYQNVTATAVSDPAEIKKNLITQLTAPVKWTQSVQQMIVDGATFFTEVGPGKVLAGLIGKINKEAVTANA; from the coding sequence ATGAAAGCATACGTATTTCCAGGTCAAGGCGCACAATTCACAGGAATGGGCAAAGACTTATATGAAAACTCCCCATTAGCAAAGGAATTATTCGAGAAAGCCAATGACATATTAGGTTTTCGCATCACAGATATCATGTTTGAAGGTACGGCCGAGGAATTGAAAGAAACCAAAGTCACACAGCCGGCGGTTTTTTTACATTCGGTGATTTTAGCTAAAACTTTGGAAGATTTCAAACCAGAAATGGTGGCGGGGCATTCTTTGGGAGAATTTTCAGCATTGGTGGCGAATGGTGCTTTATCATTTGAAGATGGATTGCGATTGGTTTCCCAACGTGCTTTGGCGATGCAAAAAGCCTGCGAAATAAAACCTTCGACTATGGCGGCGGTTTTAGGATTAGCAGACAACATCGTGGAAGAAGTTTGCGCTTCGATTGACGGAATCGTGGTCGCTGCCAATTATAACTGCCCGGGACAATTAGTGATTTCAGGAGAAACCACCGCAGTAGAAAAAGCCTGTGAAGCGATGAAAGCCGCTGGCGCAAAAAGAGCTTTGTTATTACCTGTTGGTGGCGCATTTCATTCCCCAATGATGGAGCCGGCAAGAGAAGAACTGGCCGCAGCTATTGAAGCAACTACCTTCTCTACTCCTATTTGCCCAGTGTATCAAAACGTAACGGCAACTGCTGTTTCTGACCCCGCTGAGATTAAGAAAAACCTGATTACACAATTGACAGCTCCAGTAAAATGGACACAATCCGTACAACAAATGATTGTTGATGGCGCCACTTTTTTTACAGAAGTTGGTCCCGGAAAAGTATTAGCTGGATTGATAGGAAAAATTAACAAAGAAGCAGTGACTGCAAACGCATAA
- a CDS encoding (4Fe-4S)-binding protein, whose amino-acid sequence MDPKDIKKEYTNGEVTVVWQSGKCIHSGNCVRNNPEVFQPREKPWIKIEGSSTEKIIDTVKKCPSGALSYYENKK is encoded by the coding sequence ATGGATCCTAAAGACATTAAAAAAGAATATACCAATGGTGAAGTTACCGTGGTATGGCAATCAGGAAAATGCATTCACTCAGGCAACTGCGTACGCAATAATCCGGAAGTGTTTCAGCCTAGAGAAAAACCTTGGATTAAAATTGAAGGTTCTTCGACAGAGAAAATTATTGATACGGTAAAAAAATGTCCATCGGGAGCCTTATCATATTACGAGAATAAAAAATAA
- a CDS encoding OsmC family protein, giving the protein MTNLLEQDITGHIGLQKYLCTISWRNGSLIMDEPKSIDGNDLGPDPYSMFLASLAGCTLSTLRMYIDRKGWVIPEINITLNATQETGDELTTTISRSITFSTEITTEQKERLLIIANKCPVSKILKGNITINTKL; this is encoded by the coding sequence ATGACAAATTTATTAGAACAAGACATCACCGGTCATATTGGATTACAAAAATATTTATGTACCATTTCATGGAGAAACGGTTCGCTTATTATGGATGAACCGAAAAGTATAGATGGAAATGATCTTGGTCCAGATCCATACTCAATGTTCCTCGCCTCTCTTGCAGGCTGCACTTTGTCGACCTTGCGCATGTATATTGACCGGAAAGGCTGGGTGATCCCCGAAATCAATATTACATTAAATGCTACACAAGAAACTGGGGATGAATTGACAACTACCATCTCCAGAAGTATTACTTTCTCAACAGAAATTACTACAGAACAAAAAGAACGATTACTGATAATTGCAAATAAATGCCCCGTTTCTAAAATTTTGAAAGGAAATATAACCATTAACACCAAATTATAA
- a CDS encoding GNAT family N-acetyltransferase: protein MVELEYNDKKGYFYVMIEDKIEAKMTFVFAGENKIIIDHTEVNPGNNGKGFGKKMVEKAVEFAREKGISILPLCPFAKSVFDKTPEFRDVL from the coding sequence ATGGTTGAATTAGAATACAACGATAAAAAAGGATACTTTTATGTAATGATTGAGGATAAAATCGAAGCAAAAATGACGTTTGTTTTTGCTGGCGAAAATAAAATCATCATTGATCATACCGAAGTAAACCCGGGCAATAACGGAAAGGGTTTTGGAAAAAAGATGGTAGAAAAAGCAGTCGAATTTGCTCGAGAAAAAGGCATCTCCATTCTTCCTTTATGTCCGTTTGCCAAAAGTGTGTTTGATAAAACACCCGAATTCAGAGACGTCTTGTAA
- a CDS encoding pirin family protein codes for MENTIIHKANTRGHADHGWLNAYHSFSFANWYNPERVQFGALRVLNDDTIAAGMGFGTHPHDNMEIITIPLEGDLAHKDSMGNTETIKSGDIQVMSAGTGVKHSEFNPNADQRTKLLQIWVYPNQQNVEPRYQQITLNPEDRKNKLQQILSPNADDAGVWIHQDAWFHLGKFDKDFSVPYNFKKEGNGVYAFILSGTITINGQELETRDGFGIWDTNSLDIKATSDAEFLLMEIPMQQ; via the coding sequence ATGGAAAATACAATCATACATAAAGCAAATACACGTGGTCATGCTGATCACGGTTGGTTGAATGCTTATCATAGTTTTAGTTTCGCCAATTGGTACAACCCTGAAAGAGTTCAGTTTGGCGCACTTCGTGTTCTAAATGATGACACTATTGCAGCCGGAATGGGTTTTGGAACACATCCGCACGATAACATGGAAATTATCACCATTCCTCTTGAGGGCGATTTAGCGCACAAAGACAGCATGGGCAATACCGAGACCATTAAAAGTGGCGATATTCAAGTCATGAGCGCCGGGACTGGAGTAAAACATTCTGAGTTCAATCCGAATGCGGATCAAAGAACAAAATTATTGCAAATTTGGGTTTATCCAAACCAACAAAATGTGGAACCCCGTTACCAGCAAATCACTTTAAACCCTGAAGACCGAAAAAACAAATTGCAACAAATTCTTTCACCAAATGCAGACGATGCCGGTGTTTGGATTCATCAGGATGCTTGGTTTCATTTGGGTAAATTTGACAAAGACTTTTCAGTACCTTACAATTTTAAAAAAGAAGGAAATGGCGTTTATGCCTTTATCCTTTCAGGTACTATAACTATAAACGGACAAGAATTAGAGACTCGAGATGGTTTTGGGATTTGGGACACGAATTCTTTGGATATTAAAGCGACTTCAGATGCGGAATTTTTATTGATGGAAATCCCAATGCAACAATAA
- a CDS encoding Crp/Fnr family transcriptional regulator: protein MSLILQNITKHVTLTPAEEQLFLSKIEKHHFKAKSLLLNSGQVCKHSYFVNSGILRSFNINDNIVEHVLNFACGGWWIGDMYSLISQKPGNLFIEVLEDAEVVMLSKENQEQLYIEIPKLERFFRILTENSLVANQERLMDNLSLSAEERFEKFCKRYPSLIQKVPQKQIASYIGVTPEFFSKMKSRLLKK, encoded by the coding sequence TTGTCTTTGATTCTTCAAAATATTACCAAGCATGTAACTCTTACTCCAGCAGAAGAGCAGCTTTTTTTGTCTAAAATTGAAAAGCATCATTTTAAAGCTAAAAGTCTTTTGTTAAATTCAGGACAAGTTTGCAAACATTCTTATTTTGTAAACTCTGGAATTTTGAGAAGTTTCAATATTAATGACAACATTGTAGAGCATGTTTTAAACTTTGCCTGCGGAGGTTGGTGGATTGGTGATATGTACAGCTTAATTTCGCAAAAACCCGGCAATCTTTTTATTGAAGTTTTAGAAGATGCCGAAGTCGTTATGCTTTCAAAAGAAAATCAAGAACAACTTTATATAGAAATTCCAAAACTAGAACGCTTTTTTAGAATTCTAACCGAAAATTCATTGGTAGCCAACCAAGAACGATTGATGGATAATTTAAGTTTATCAGCAGAAGAGCGCTTTGAAAAATTTTGCAAAAGATATCCTAGCCTAATTCAAAAAGTACCGCAAAAACAAATTGCTTCTTATATTGGCGTAACACCCGAATTCTTTAGCAAGATGAAAAGTCGGTTACTTAAGAAGTAG
- a CDS encoding DUF6370 family protein gives MKKLIVATFLFVTAIISAQDKKDQSKTQIVDAACGQCQFGMEGKGCELAVRIDGKSYFVDGTSIDSHGDAHANDGFCAAVRKAAVVGEIKDNRFVVSEFKLLPEEKKK, from the coding sequence ATGAAAAAATTAATAGTAGCCACATTTTTATTTGTTACAGCAATAATAAGTGCGCAAGACAAAAAAGACCAATCTAAAACCCAAATTGTCGACGCTGCTTGCGGACAATGTCAATTTGGAATGGAAGGAAAAGGATGTGAATTAGCAGTTCGTATTGATGGAAAAAGTTATTTTGTAGACGGTACTTCCATCGATTCTCATGGTGATGCCCATGCGAACGACGGCTTTTGTGCAGCTGTTAGAAAAGCAGCAGTGGTCGGTGAAATAAAAGACAACCGTTTTGTAGTTTCAGAATTTAAATTACTTCCTGAGGAAAAGAAAAAATAA
- the purT gene encoding formate-dependent phosphoribosylglycinamide formyltransferase gives MKILLLGSGELGKEFVIAAQRIGQIVIAVDSYENAPAMQVAHDFEVINMLDGEALDRIVAKHKPDFIVPEIEAIRTERFYDYEKQGITVVPSAKAANFTMNRKAIRDLAAKELGLKTAVYRYATTADELRKGVEAVGMPCVVKPLMSSSGKGQSTIKTEADIEKAWKYAVEGSRGDVVEVIVEAFVKFNSEITLLTVVQNNNPTLFCAPIGHRQERGDYQESWQPARISDADLYEAQDMAEKVTEALGGAGLFGVEFFLTDDGVYFSELSPRPHDTGMVTLAGTQNFNEFELHLRAILSLPIFEITLEKAGASAVILASENSTNPSYTGIENIAALPKTDFRIFGKPTARPFRRMGVVLVNDTLETPIEEIVEKAKKTATLVKVNP, from the coding sequence ATGAAAATACTCTTACTAGGCTCAGGCGAATTAGGAAAAGAATTTGTAATCGCCGCACAACGCATCGGACAAATAGTAATCGCGGTCGATAGTTACGAAAATGCGCCTGCCATGCAAGTGGCTCATGATTTTGAAGTCATCAACATGCTTGATGGAGAAGCTTTAGATCGTATTGTAGCCAAACACAAACCTGATTTTATTGTCCCTGAAATAGAAGCCATTCGCACCGAACGTTTTTATGATTACGAAAAGCAAGGCATTACCGTGGTTCCCTCTGCAAAAGCGGCAAACTTTACGATGAATAGAAAAGCAATCCGTGATTTGGCTGCCAAAGAATTGGGTCTAAAAACGGCCGTTTATCGATACGCCACCACTGCCGATGAATTACGAAAAGGAGTTGAAGCCGTGGGAATGCCATGTGTTGTAAAACCCTTAATGAGTTCCTCAGGAAAAGGACAATCTACGATAAAAACCGAAGCCGATATTGAAAAAGCATGGAAGTATGCCGTGGAAGGTTCCCGTGGCGATGTGGTGGAAGTAATTGTAGAAGCCTTTGTCAAATTCAATTCGGAAATCACCTTATTGACCGTTGTTCAAAACAACAACCCAACTTTATTTTGCGCTCCTATTGGTCATAGACAAGAACGTGGCGATTACCAGGAAAGCTGGCAACCCGCCAGAATTTCAGATGCCGATTTATACGAAGCACAAGACATGGCCGAAAAAGTAACTGAAGCTCTGGGTGGCGCAGGACTTTTTGGCGTAGAATTTTTCTTGACGGATGACGGCGTTTATTTCTCGGAATTATCGCCTCGTCCGCACGATACAGGAATGGTAACATTAGCCGGGACACAAAATTTCAATGAATTCGAATTGCATTTACGAGCCATTTTGAGTTTACCAATCTTCGAAATTACATTAGAAAAAGCCGGAGCGAGTGCTGTAATTTTAGCCTCGGAAAACTCCACAAATCCTAGTTATACTGGAATAGAAAACATTGCCGCTTTACCAAAAACGGACTTCAGAATCTTTGGCAAACCAACAGCTAGACCATTTAGAAGAATGGGCGTAGTTTTAGTCAATGATACTTTAGAAACGCCAATTGAAGAAATAGTCGAAAAAGCAAAAAAAACAGCTACCTTAGTAAAAGTAAATCCATAA
- a CDS encoding pyridoxal phosphate-dependent aminotransferase, with product MNPLSDRINNLSTSQTLAMAALARELKAQGKDIISLSLGEPDFNTPDFIKEAAKRAIDENYSTYSPVEGYAELKEAICRKFKRDNDLEYKPSQIVVSTGAKQSLYNIAQVMLNDGDEVILPAPYWVSYFEIVKLSGGVPVEVPTSIESDFKITPEQLEAAITPKTKMMWFSTPCNPSGSVYNREELTALAKVLEKYPNVYVVADEIYEHINFSGNFCSIASIPGMLERTITVNGVAKAFAMTGWRIGYIGAPEFIAKACTKIQGQVTSGANSIAQRATITAVDADPSVLKYMVDAFHSRRDLVVGLLKDIPGIKINVPEGAFYVFPDVSSFFGKTLKGTFIKDANDFSMYLLGEANVATVTGDAFGNPDCIRFSYATSEELLKEALRRIKEAVA from the coding sequence ATGAATCCACTTTCAGATAGAATTAACAACTTATCGACATCGCAAACATTAGCAATGGCTGCTTTGGCCAGAGAATTAAAAGCACAAGGAAAAGACATTATCAGTTTAAGTTTAGGTGAGCCGGATTTTAATACGCCTGATTTCATTAAAGAAGCGGCTAAACGCGCCATCGATGAAAACTATAGCACGTATTCTCCAGTGGAAGGTTATGCCGAATTAAAAGAAGCAATCTGTAGAAAATTCAAAAGAGACAATGATTTAGAATACAAACCATCCCAAATTGTAGTTTCAACTGGAGCAAAACAATCCTTATACAACATTGCACAAGTAATGCTAAACGATGGTGACGAAGTAATTTTACCGGCTCCTTACTGGGTTAGTTATTTCGAAATTGTAAAATTATCAGGTGGAGTTCCCGTAGAAGTTCCTACATCTATAGAAAGTGATTTCAAAATCACACCAGAACAATTAGAAGCTGCCATCACTCCAAAAACAAAAATGATGTGGTTCAGCACGCCTTGTAATCCAAGTGGTTCTGTGTACAATAGAGAAGAATTGACCGCTTTAGCTAAAGTATTGGAGAAATATCCAAATGTTTACGTGGTTGCCGATGAAATCTATGAGCATATCAATTTCTCTGGAAATTTTTGCAGTATCGCTTCAATTCCAGGAATGTTGGAAAGAACTATTACTGTAAACGGTGTTGCAAAAGCATTTGCCATGACAGGATGGAGAATTGGATACATTGGCGCACCGGAATTTATCGCTAAAGCTTGTACCAAAATTCAAGGCCAAGTAACTAGCGGAGCTAACAGTATTGCACAACGTGCTACCATTACGGCTGTAGATGCTGATCCAAGTGTTTTAAAATATATGGTTGACGCTTTTCATAGCCGTAGAGATTTAGTGGTTGGTTTATTGAAAGATATTCCCGGTATAAAAATCAATGTTCCTGAAGGTGCTTTTTACGTATTTCCAGACGTATCTTCTTTCTTCGGAAAAACATTAAAAGGAACTTTCATCAAAGATGCCAATGACTTCTCGATGTACCTCTTGGGCGAAGCTAACGTAGCAACCGTAACAGGTGACGCATTTGGAAACCCAGATTGCATCCGTTTTTCTTATGCCACGAGCGAAGAATTACTAAAAGAAGCATTAAGAAGAATTAAAGAAGCAGTAGCATAA
- a CDS encoding fatty acid desaturase family protein, with amino-acid sequence MNQTAPTFAKQDNLKFFRTLNSRVNNYFKENNISKTGNWKLHLKTIILITVFLAPYFLILTLDMPFWAHLLLTIVMGIGMAGVGMNVMHDGNHGSYSNKNWVNKFMGGTIYVLAGNVHNWQVQHNVLHHTYTNIPGHDEDLDAGRVIRFTKDAKWHNFHRFQQYYSVFLYGLLTFNWAITTDFKQMRNYIKRKLSYGELKSPKVLWTTLIITKIIYISIWIVLPIVIGITWWKVLIGFFIMHYTAGLILSIVFQLAHVVDETTNPSPNELGEMDNTWAIHQLFTTTNFAPKNAIVNWYTGGLNHQIEHHIFPNISHVHYGKIAKIVKETAQECNLPYYEYKTMRSAVVAHFKHLKELGQKPAISA; translated from the coding sequence ATGAACCAGACCGCTCCTACTTTTGCAAAGCAAGACAATCTAAAGTTTTTTAGAACACTTAACTCACGGGTTAACAACTACTTTAAGGAAAACAACATCTCAAAAACAGGGAATTGGAAACTTCATTTGAAAACCATTATTCTGATCACTGTTTTTTTAGCACCCTATTTTCTTATCCTAACCCTTGATATGCCTTTTTGGGCGCACTTATTATTGACAATTGTCATGGGTATAGGTATGGCTGGAGTGGGAATGAATGTGATGCATGATGGTAATCATGGTTCCTATTCTAACAAAAACTGGGTTAATAAATTCATGGGCGGAACTATCTATGTTTTGGCAGGAAATGTTCACAACTGGCAAGTACAACATAACGTTTTGCACCATACCTATACCAACATTCCGGGTCACGATGAGGACTTAGACGCAGGACGTGTTATTCGTTTTACAAAAGACGCAAAATGGCATAACTTCCACCGTTTCCAACAATATTACTCTGTATTTTTATATGGATTGCTAACTTTCAATTGGGCTATCACCACCGATTTTAAACAGATGCGTAATTATATAAAAAGGAAATTATCGTACGGAGAATTAAAAAGTCCGAAAGTACTTTGGACCACATTAATCATTACTAAAATAATTTACATTTCTATTTGGATTGTTTTACCAATAGTTATTGGAATTACATGGTGGAAAGTTCTTATTGGATTTTTTATCATGCATTACACCGCTGGTTTAATTTTAAGCATTGTATTCCAATTAGCGCACGTTGTGGACGAAACAACTAATCCGTCTCCAAATGAATTAGGCGAAATGGATAATACTTGGGCTATTCACCAATTGTTCACCACAACAAATTTTGCTCCAAAAAACGCAATCGTAAACTGGTACACCGGCGGATTAAATCACCAAATAGAACATCATATTTTTCCAAATATAAGTCATGTTCACTACGGTAAAATTGCAAAAATTGTAAAGGAAACTGCTCAAGAATGCAACTTGCCTTATTACGAATATAAAACAATGCGAAGCGCCGTTGTTGCTCATTTCAAACATTTGAAAGAGTTAGGACAAAAACCAGCTATAAGCGCGTAA